One Candidatus Delongbacteria bacterium genomic window carries:
- a CDS encoding helix-turn-helix domain-containing protein — protein MSRALTPVQPQSVDEIVVEIHRQLGYSVRPPALLTASEVGSVLRIKEATLRNWRSAQRPGLPFTRIGNSPMYRPRDVAAFILSCTEGASQ, from the coding sequence ATGAGCCGCGCATTGACGCCCGTACAGCCGCAATCGGTGGACGAGATAGTGGTTGAAATCCACAGACAGCTCGGCTACTCGGTCAGGCCACCCGCGCTCTTGACAGCCAGCGAAGTGGGCAGCGTCCTGCGCATCAAGGAGGCGACCCTACGCAACTGGCGATCTGCCCAGCGACCAGGTCTGCCGTTCACACGCATTGGGAACTCGCCCATGTATCGCCCCCGCGACGTCGCTGCCTTCATCCTGTCCTGCACCGAAGGAGCCTCCCAATGA